In Phaseolus vulgaris cultivar G19833 chromosome 3, P. vulgaris v2.0, whole genome shotgun sequence, the sequence CACAATAGCGCTCAATGAAACTCtcagtcatgaaaaataattttttttttctatttctttttcttttcttccaccCATTTTACAAGGCAAAActataataatgtttttttttttaaatctcccCCCTCAGTCTTTCAAACAAACAGTTCCTGTAGATTTCAAAgattaaactaaaaattaaatgaagACGAAATTTCTTGATTTTGGACAGCGATGAAGATTGCTGTTTTTGGTTCCCTTCCCCATGCTAATATGTAGCCGTTTTTCCAGGCACCCCCAAAGCCAAACTTAGAATTGAAGATAGAAGTTTGTCAAAGAAAACAAAAGCAACTTTAGTAGTGTCCTAAAGttgaaaaaacaaacaaaacaagacAAGGCAAACAAAGAGATTTTTCAGCTACACTTTAGGAAAGCAAAACAGTCAAAATACACTGCAAAGTTACACCCCTCCCTCCCTACACATTCCCTACTAATAAAGCAAATGCTTGCGGTTCCTTCTCGTTTCAACTGCCTCAAAACTTACACAAACAGATTTCAAATATTTCTTCCAAAGTTTATTAAGAATTACCAAGTTTATGGAAACTCATTAAATCTATAATCTTAACAAGTTTAAGCCGATGATGTGATACTATTATTTTCCCTTCTTCCAACAAGAAAGGACAACCGTTAGATAAGAAATTGGTGTGTTCCGTTTATCTGGTATTTACAAGAAATCAATAACGGTATAATGCTTTCCTTATAAAACATCCATGTAGCATTGGCTGCTTTAATTTCGCTTGAAAATCAATCCAATTTCAGACATGTTTAGAAAACCTAGAGAGTAAAAAACACTAATGAAGTCAGCCACTAATTGAATCACACAGCTTAGCCAAAATTAACAGTAAGCCAGTAGACATACACAGTACTGGACCATTTAAAGGaataaaagtaagaaaaataaaataaaatagtaaagaAAGTCATAGTTGTAGTTCAAATTTCACAGATGATTATACCCAGGAAAAAGTAACCGTAAACTCGAACCATAAACACACCCACCATTGCACCCAagccagaaaaaaaaaaaaaccaaaaaataaaaagatgcaTTTCATTTGAGACCATTCCCCGGTGTGGAAATTGCAAGCCCAGGCCACGAGAAACAGTCTCCACTAACAAACCCACCTTCGCCACTCTCTAACTGCCACGTGCTCAATCCAGAAGACGGAACGGCGCCGCCAATGTTGGCACCATCCACCATTCCGGGGAAGCCCCAGCCTGACCTGCCAATCCCAAAGCCCATGTCCTCGAACCCGTgtccaagcccaagcccaaacccgCCGAGGGCGAGAAACCCATTGTTGCCCTGGGTGTTGTTCAGCAACGAAGTGAAGCTCCCGCAAACATTAACGTTATTCTGTTTATTAACGTCCCCGTCCATGAAGTGCATGGACCCTCCTTGGGTCGTTGGGACAGGGGCCAATGCGGGTAAAGCGTGCTCCTGAGGTGACGTCAtggtggaggaggaggaggatgtGGCAGTGTGGTGGGTGCGGGAGCGCTTGGCGTTCTTGCGGCTGCCACCGCCGACGGGGATGTCGCGGAGTGTGCCGCCATGGGTCCAGTACCGGCGACAGGACTTGCAGAAGTGGCGCGGCTGGGAGTAGTTGTAGTTGTTGTAGTAGCAGAACTTGGTGTTGGTGGACTCGCAACGGGGGCAGGGGAGGTTCTCTTGCTCCGGCGGTGGCGGCGCTCCGGCAGAGCTCTGGGGCTTGGCCGATCGGCGGCTCTCGCCGGAGTTGGACGATGGCATGTTGTGCAATAAGGAAAAGAGTTGAGTGGTGGGTTTGGTTTGTGAAGATGAATGTGGGGTTAGGTAGTGAGTGGGGGGTAGTGAGTGAAGAAGGGTTGAGTTGGGGTGTTGAAGGGTGAATGTGGTGGGGTTTTATGGGGAAGGAGAGAGACAGGGGATGGAAAGGAAATGAGAGGAGAAAGGAAAGAGAGTCAGAGAGAATATCTGTGGTGGAAACAGAGACATCTTCTGAGGCTTATATGAGGCAGAGTGGGATCAGCTTTACAGTGTTCTGTTAAGCACGACATTTCAGTCGGCTCCAGAACACCCTCTCTCTATTTGGGTCGGCTAATAGGGCTGCGCCTTCTGCACCCACACACACCACCAACCCACACACACAATTTACACAAACCCCTATCTCTCTCCCCCAATCCAATCCAATCAATCAAactattttgttttcttcttagGACGACTTAATTAATTACAACTATACATAAAGTAGCTCAAGCATTATCTTGTCCGGTATTATAGTGCTTGCAGGGCCACTTAGATGCATGCATAATGCATTCTGCCTTTGAGCTACGAGTAATAATTATGGAATGCAAAACTACCCAActgtttttcattaaaaaataaataaacatagaTTTCCTTCACCATTACCTCTTCTTCCAACTTCTCAAGCTAATCATGCCATCTTCTAATATTATATGCATATATTCGTTTCTCCTGTCTTTTCCTTATTCAATCGGGTTTGACGTAGAGCTCCTAGGCCCTACGCTAATGACCTACCCCATCTTCCTGTCTGTATGCCTCGAAGTTCGATTTTTGTTGCTATTAACAACTATGGATAATGTCACACTCCATTCGTTTTAGCTTCCAAAATTTTCCGTCTAGTTAGGCAAACGTAACCCAATTCATTTCGGGAAATGTCATTCCAGCACATGTAGAAATGCATATACGATAAGAATAATTTCATTTTGCAAGGGACATGCAGATGTTATTAGTCGCTGAGCTGACGGAGAATTTCAATTTGGAAACCTAACTTTGATTGTGCGATGGGTGGGCCAGTGGAAGGGCGATTTTGGTATGGTTTAGTTGGGGAGTGGTGCAAAAATTGAAGGGGAAGGCGGGTAAAATAAAATGTGTTGTAGATGATGGAATAGGATTGGAATAGGAATAGGAATAGTATTAGGAATAGGAATAGCATGAGATAGAGACAGTGAGAGAGAGGGGGGAGAAGGGAGTGGGTGGGGACAGAAGCGACAGAATTATGAGTGTCGGGCAGCGTGGGGAGCAATAATTGGGTCTTCCCTCTGATTTCGGACGCGTCATGTCCGCATCAGATTCCTCCTCCGTACCCATTCTTTCTATCTTCCACCGGATTTTGCGCTTCACTGTAGCCATTACCAAACAGTGTGGTTTCCGCAACTGCACAAGCACCACTGTGCTCACCGTTTGATAGCGATCAGACGGTGGTGTTCCTGTCCGGTGGGGTAGGAGGGGGAGAGACACCTGTCAGCGACAGACCGGTGGTTGTCGGTGATAGAAGGAGCGGAAGAGGCACGCGCATTTCAAAATTATCTGTACACAACTCCCTTCCTTGAGAGAGAAAGAATCATGGGTCGCTGTCACTCCCCCAAACAAAACTTGGAAACTTGGAAAGTGGTGACCCTTGTTTCTTTCTCGGAGCACCCAAAACACCCACCATCGCTATcatcctctctctctctctctctctcctctcgaCGCACAGCGCctgtgtttgtgtttgttgtgtttatccataataataataatcactGACATTTTTTGCATCTTTGCCTTGCGTCTCCCTAGTCATGCCATGGCTTCAGACCTGTAATCACCTCTTTTTGGCCTTTTCTGCACGCACATGATTCTCTTTCGCTCCCTCAAAAATCAAATTGCTTCTTTGCACGCTTCTCCTCTTCAAGTGGGGTACGTGTTTTTCCTCCTACAACAACAATTATTAATCATCAttctcacaaaataaatatatcccCTTTTACAATTCAATGCCAACATGTCTGAACGTAGATCTCGGTCAACTTTGGCCTTTCAAGCCTGcattcattttgtttttatgtttttagccAAAAATAATGTTGTATCTCGTGCCAAGATTTTACTTGCACCAAAATGGTTAAGAAAACCTAGTGGAGACCAAATAATTTAGTATCAATCAATATGTGCCCGATATCTGAAAATTATGACTTAGGTAATTTGTAGTCAAAATTCATATCTGTACTAATTTACTTCAACCAACAATAAAACTTAgcagaataaaaatgaaaaaacaaatacGCATTGACATTGGAGTAGTTAGAAATTATTTcttaaagtaattaattttattgaatgATCGAGGATATAAAAGAGAGATATTGGGGAACGTAGTGTCATATCCTAGATAATCTAACTAGCGTACTAATAGAGATttcactattaaaaaaataaaaataaataaatataaatatatatatatatatatatatatatatatatattattcaatcCGCTACAAATTATTCAATATCAGATTCAAAGTACTCACCACAAGATTTACATGACTAAAGTTTTacaaaaaaactaatataactTATTTACTTGTATTTACAAGTCTTAAAACAAAATTCCAGATACACATTCCTCCCCACAAAATTTACATAATTaacgttttaaaaaaaaaagaaactacTATAACTTATTTACTTTATTTCAAAGTCTTAAACACAAAATTCATGACATTTAAGATCGTGTTGTTGGAGCTGCATAAACAtctacatacaataaattaaaaatagtaaaatattaaatgtcTAGATCAATATATAATTGTACACAATATAATAATTGCTAGGTTACATCATAAATCTTATggactttatttaatttattttaaaattaatttatatcaaCGAGattatttaactttaaaatgGAATAAGAATTTACTATAACAATTGACTTTAAAAAAGAGTTAGAATATAATATGAACTTGTGGTATAGAActacaacaaaataaatttatattacttCAAACAAATTTACTGGTTCATTCCTTCTTcaaaaagattatttttaagaGGTTTCATTAAAGAATCAATTGATTACAAATAAATACACAAACCATTTATGATTCTGATGAGTATACAAATCACTCAAGATTATATATCTTCTTAATTTTCCCTTAAGATTGAAAACtcttaaaaggaaaagacatTGTCAGAGATAGCACTATTCAAGTTCACTATTATACTTCACcatataaagaattataaagatTATCACTCACCCACGAGAAATATTGTAACATTAATGTATAATTGAAATAATTGTATATTGCAGTTGTGCTCTTCATATTCAACTTGAACTCATAGGTTTGGAAGATGACCATTGCAGTTTTGGTTTATCTAACACTTGATATTTCTTAATCTTCAACGAGAATCTTCAATTTTCATAGCTTAAACGCTTGATAAGAAAGTTTTGATTTGAATCTTTAAAGTGTTTTTGTCTCTATTAGATTTGTTTGTTTCCTTAAGGTTCTAATAAAACATTGATACTATAGATGTtgagaataaaatttcaaacaaTTGATATTTATCTAAAAATCATTTGATCGTTACGACTTGtttataagttaaatttaaGCTCAAAATTCATGTCAGATTGGTGTGGTAACATTGTATTCTTTTTTGTTATGCGTGACGGAAAACCATTGTGAAAATGTTGGTTTAGAACGGTAGTTTTGGGAGAATAATAGCACTCATAGATTATGTAAGGCACCATACAATTGTATAGGGAGGAGTGGGTTGTATATGCGATGCAGTGCTCTAGGATGGGAAAAGAAGgtgtttgc encodes:
- the LOC137808346 gene encoding dof zinc finger protein DOF3.4, whose translation is MPSSNSGESRRSAKPQSSAGAPPPPEQENLPCPRCESTNTKFCYYNNYNYSQPRHFCKSCRRYWTHGGTLRDIPVGGGSRKNAKRSRTHHTATSSSSSTMTSPQEHALPALAPVPTTQGGSMHFMDGDVNKQNNVNVCGSFTSLLNNTQGNNGFLALGGFGLGLGHGFEDMGFGIGRSGWGFPGMVDGANIGGAVPSSGLSTWQLESGEGGFVSGDCFSWPGLAISTPGNGLK